A DNA window from Paenibacillus sp. HWE-109 contains the following coding sequences:
- a CDS encoding TolB family protein: MYTLPVPNKMEDRNVISMLETVDCLTGERTLLATFDGLIEAPNWTLDGRRLIYNSQGSLFSFDIASCESTLIEAGFAAHCNNDHVLSPDNSYIAVSNHTQEDGQSRIYVFPLSGGHPVLITPLAPSYLHGWSPDGKQLAYCAERNGQYDIYTIPAIGGVETQLTNLPGLDDGPEYSPDGRHIWFNSVRTGLMQVWRMDVDGSAQTQMTFDESNNWFPHISPDSQTVAYLSYRKGDVAPGDHPPNKQVEIRLMSSEGGPSKRLVELFGGQGTLNVNSWSPDSRQLAFVSYRLKE, translated from the coding sequence GTGTATACATTACCAGTACCCAATAAGATGGAAGATCGCAATGTGATCAGTATGCTGGAAACCGTCGACTGCTTAACTGGAGAGAGAACGCTGCTCGCCACATTCGATGGCCTAATCGAAGCGCCGAATTGGACGCTCGATGGCCGAAGGTTGATCTATAACAGCCAAGGAAGCTTATTTTCCTTTGATATTGCAAGTTGTGAAAGTACGTTAATAGAAGCTGGATTTGCTGCGCATTGCAACAATGACCATGTACTGTCACCTGATAATTCATATATCGCTGTTAGTAATCATACGCAGGAAGACGGTCAATCCCGAATTTATGTGTTTCCGCTTAGCGGCGGCCATCCTGTCTTAATTACTCCGCTGGCGCCAAGCTATTTGCATGGATGGTCGCCGGACGGCAAGCAATTGGCTTATTGCGCAGAGCGAAACGGCCAATATGATATTTATACCATTCCGGCGATAGGCGGCGTAGAAACACAATTAACGAATCTGCCTGGTCTTGATGATGGGCCAGAATACTCCCCTGATGGCCGACATATTTGGTTTAATTCCGTTCGCACCGGACTTATGCAGGTATGGCGGATGGATGTGGACGGAAGCGCACAGACACAGATGACTTTCGACGAGAGCAATAATTGGTTTCCGCACATTTCACCAGACAGCCAAACCGTTGCCTACCTCTCCTATCGAAAAGGGGACGTGGCTCCCGGTGATCATCCTCCGAACAAACAGGTGGAGATTCGCTTAATGTCCAGTGAGGGCGGACCTTCCAAGCGGTTAGTTGAACTGTTTGGTGGTCAGGGTACATTGAATGTGAATTCTTGGTCGCCAGATAGCCGCCAATTAGCTTTTGTTAGTTATAGATTAAAAGAGTAA
- a CDS encoding mandelate racemase/muconate lactonizing enzyme family protein: MPLIARFEDMFGGLDKVPESLLYPSSNFATYPRYGQYSTVVVITAEDGTTGVGEAFGLPTPKMSAVFINEVIGPMLIGKDPLHTSCIFEALVAFPEKIGHTRGVIWEAISGIDIALWDLKGKLLGVPVHTLIGGKQHERIECYASPVQFFQTVEETKTKAREFVNRGFRTIKLKVGRGIETDIAHVAAVREEVGPNIRLLLDMNCGYDVRSAIMFAKELEPYRIGWFEEPISPEDVDGLYAIHRAINVPLATGENEFSVHGFREILKRGAVDVIMPNISRCGGITGMTRINALAMAFGVKLSPHGVGGGIVIASSSQVMAAFKNSYLFEYNQLLNPLRHELIDGLPAYGDGWLTIKDEPGLGFSLNEETVRKFAANN, translated from the coding sequence TTGCCTCTGATTGCGCGGTTTGAAGATATGTTTGGCGGGTTGGATAAAGTCCCTGAGTCGCTGTTGTATCCCTCCTCTAATTTCGCCACTTATCCCAGATACGGTCAATATTCGACGGTTGTGGTCATCACAGCCGAAGACGGCACGACTGGAGTAGGGGAAGCGTTCGGACTGCCCACCCCGAAAATGAGCGCGGTGTTTATCAACGAAGTCATCGGCCCCATGCTCATCGGCAAAGATCCGTTGCACACCTCATGCATTTTCGAGGCGCTCGTCGCCTTCCCGGAAAAAATCGGCCATACCCGGGGGGTAATTTGGGAGGCGATCAGCGGTATTGATATTGCCCTGTGGGATTTGAAAGGAAAATTGCTCGGGGTGCCGGTTCATACGTTAATCGGGGGAAAACAGCATGAACGCATCGAATGTTATGCGAGTCCCGTTCAGTTTTTTCAAACCGTCGAGGAGACGAAAACCAAAGCCCGAGAGTTTGTGAATCGAGGATTTCGCACCATCAAGCTGAAGGTCGGCAGAGGCATCGAGACGGACATCGCCCATGTGGCCGCCGTCCGGGAAGAAGTCGGACCCAACATACGGCTGCTGCTGGACATGAATTGCGGTTATGATGTTCGTTCGGCCATCATGTTCGCCAAAGAGTTGGAGCCGTACCGGATCGGATGGTTCGAAGAACCGATTTCTCCGGAAGACGTTGACGGTCTGTACGCGATTCACCGGGCGATCAACGTTCCGCTCGCCACAGGTGAAAACGAGTTTTCGGTACACGGGTTTCGGGAAATATTGAAGCGTGGCGCCGTCGATGTTATTATGCCCAATATTTCCAGGTGCGGCGGCATTACCGGAATGACACGAATCAATGCTTTGGCCATGGCGTTCGGGGTTAAACTTTCTCCTCACGGCGTAGGAGGGGGTATTGTCATTGCTTCGTCTAGTCAAGTCATGGCAGCGTTCAAAAATTCGTATTTGTTCGAATACAATCAACTGCTGAATCCGCTCAGACACGAACTCATCGACGGACTGCCCGCTTACGGCGACGGTTGGTTGACGATAAAGGACGAACCGGGACTAGGTTTCTCGCTGAATGAGGAGACGGTCCGCAAATTTGCCGCGAACAATTAG
- a CDS encoding IS110 family transposase — MKFKQRHSENQRIERITTNHLIVGVDIAKEKHVARAVNFRGIEIGRPISFENGREGFEKLFRWIQNLLAQKNLTSFLIGLEPTGHYWFNLTDWLTQNNHEVVLVNPLTTYRNKENRDNSQSKNDFKDALVIADAVCRGFYFPYYQHGDVYQRIRMVMNDREYWVNQQTSLKNRIFRLLDIHFPEYCRVFEDWTTVRSLASLKIFPLPADVRLLTPLEMVSLWREKGGMKRAGGRTGMEIATRLIAAARNSVGSKVGYVEARNDLKRLLEDYERLAERLREFEQELEGLLEPLPEVPLLRSLKGLSTLMISALLAGCGDLSKYAHGQQILSQAGMNLVNQSSGKHQGKVTLSKRGRPQLRKYLYLAVLTLVNNHPSFQQWHIHNVQVMKMKKHRSIFKLIGKLARIIIGMVKRQEEFKSDMEQQQAA; from the coding sequence ATGAAGTTTAAACAAAGACATTCGGAAAATCAACGGATCGAACGAATTACCACGAATCATCTTATCGTTGGTGTAGATATTGCCAAAGAAAAACACGTTGCTCGGGCTGTCAACTTCCGTGGGATCGAAATCGGACGACCTATTTCGTTTGAAAACGGAAGAGAGGGTTTCGAAAAATTATTTCGCTGGATTCAAAATTTACTAGCCCAAAAAAATCTCACTTCGTTCCTCATTGGACTCGAACCAACGGGGCACTACTGGTTTAATCTTACTGACTGGCTAACGCAAAACAACCATGAAGTCGTTCTGGTCAATCCCTTAACCACGTATAGAAACAAAGAGAATCGAGACAACAGTCAGTCCAAAAACGACTTCAAAGATGCTTTGGTTATCGCAGATGCGGTCTGTCGGGGATTTTACTTTCCTTATTATCAGCATGGGGACGTTTACCAGCGCATACGTATGGTCATGAATGACCGGGAATACTGGGTGAACCAGCAAACAAGCCTAAAAAACCGCATCTTCCGCTTACTTGACATCCACTTTCCCGAGTACTGCCGTGTTTTTGAGGACTGGACAACCGTCCGTTCCCTGGCCTCACTCAAGATCTTTCCGTTGCCGGCAGACGTAAGACTATTAACGCCGCTGGAGATGGTATCTTTATGGAGAGAAAAAGGCGGAATGAAGCGAGCTGGGGGTAGAACCGGCATGGAGATTGCTACCAGACTCATCGCAGCAGCCCGCAATTCCGTCGGCAGTAAAGTAGGGTACGTGGAAGCGCGAAATGATCTGAAAAGGCTTCTTGAGGACTATGAGCGCTTGGCTGAACGACTGCGAGAGTTCGAACAAGAGCTGGAAGGGCTGCTTGAACCACTACCGGAGGTCCCCTTACTACGGAGTCTGAAGGGTTTGAGCACGTTGATGATCTCGGCATTGTTGGCAGGGTGCGGGGACCTAAGCAAGTATGCGCACGGTCAACAAATCCTCTCGCAAGCCGGGATGAACCTCGTGAATCAGAGTTCAGGCAAGCATCAAGGTAAAGTGACCCTTTCAAAACGTGGAAGGCCCCAATTGCGAAAATATTTGTATTTAGCGGTACTCACACTTGTCAACAATCATCCGAGTTTTCAGCAGTGGCATATCCACAATGTACAGGTCATGAAGATGAAAAAGCACCGCTCTATTTTTAAATTAATCGGTAAATTAGCACGTATAATCATCGGTATGGTAAAACGGCAAGAAGAATTCAAATCGGACATGGAGCAGCAGCAAGCTGCTTAG
- a CDS encoding carbohydrate ABC transporter permease, giving the protein MINREWGDPSMTDTKPPIAAIRPRPRFMSRYRRKAMQKWGVTLVMIVLGCYMIYPFIWMISTSFKTPLEVFAYPVEWLPQKPILEHHLKVWTGSNSFWRYYFNSIKISLIDAIGATFLAAMAAYGFSKIEFKGRNVLFFLYLSMMMVPPQVLFVPRFLMFDRLGIYNTHWALILPGLFTIFGVFMLRQFFASIPKDIIESGMIDGAGHASIFLRLVLPVSKPALATLAVLDFSWHWNDYENALVFLIDKSKYTVPLAMQNFILENTIDYNGMMAAATAGVLPMLIVFLIGQKFIIRGMMSSAVKG; this is encoded by the coding sequence ATGATTAATCGCGAGTGGGGGGACCCTTCGATGACAGACACCAAGCCACCGATAGCAGCCATACGCCCGCGGCCTCGGTTCATGTCCCGTTACAGAAGGAAGGCCATGCAAAAATGGGGCGTGACTTTGGTCATGATCGTGCTAGGGTGCTATATGATATATCCATTTATATGGATGATCAGCACATCGTTCAAGACCCCGTTGGAAGTGTTCGCCTATCCGGTCGAGTGGTTGCCGCAGAAGCCCATCCTGGAACACCATCTGAAAGTGTGGACAGGTTCCAACAGCTTCTGGAGGTACTATTTCAATTCAATTAAAATTTCGCTAATCGATGCGATCGGAGCTACCTTCCTGGCGGCGATGGCGGCCTACGGATTTTCCAAAATTGAGTTTAAAGGTCGGAATGTACTGTTTTTCCTGTATCTTTCTATGATGATGGTTCCGCCGCAAGTCTTGTTTGTGCCGAGATTTCTGATGTTCGACAGGCTGGGAATTTATAATACTCACTGGGCACTCATTTTGCCGGGCTTGTTCACAATATTCGGGGTTTTTATGTTACGCCAATTTTTCGCGTCGATTCCCAAAGATATTATCGAATCGGGAATGATAGACGGCGCGGGTCATGCGAGCATTTTCCTGCGGCTTGTTTTGCCGGTGTCGAAACCGGCTTTGGCAACCTTGGCCGTTCTAGATTTTTCCTGGCACTGGAACGATTACGAGAACGCACTCGTCTTCTTGATCGACAAAAGCAAATATACAGTCCCGTTAGCGATGCAAAACTTTATTCTGGAAAACACGATCGACTACAACGGCATGATGGCAGCGGCCACCGCCGGCGTATTGCCGATGCTGATCGTTTTCTTGATCGGGCAAAAATTTATTATCCGCGGAATGATGAGTTCGGCTGTGAAAGGATAA